In the genome of Chryseobacterium sp. 52, the window GAACAGCTCTCTGCATGGGCACCTTTCAGATATCCGGTACTCATTAAAAACTCATTCACAATTTCACCACCGGTAAATTTGAATGTCTTTTTGAACAGTTTCATCCACTCCTGAAGAGTTTTAGGATGATGATGCTCCAGCCATTTTTCAAAAGACCCGGATTCTTTCTGTAATTCAATGATGGTTTTAGCATTTTCAATGGCCGCATTTACTTTCAGCCGGTTTCTGATAATCCCCGTGTCGTTCAGCAGCCTTTCCCGGTCATCTTCAGTATAGGCAGCAATGGTATGAATATCAAAATTACTGTATGCTTTCCTGAAGCTCTCTTCTTTCTTTAAAACAGTTTCCCAGCTCAGTCCTGCCTGGTTGATTTCCAGTATCAGCCTTCCAAAAAGCTCATTATCATCATGGATAGGAAAACCATAGTAATTATCGTGGTAATTTTTATGCAGTTCTTTTCTGCCTTCGGGCTTCATCCCGTCTATTGCTAAACAATAACTCATTAGAATAGTTTTTCTGTTTTGGTTAAAAATTGGTCTAATGCTTCTTTAATATCAATACCTGTACGGTCTGCCAATACAATGAGCCACCAGATATTCTCGCCTAATTTATGTTTCAGTTCTTCTTCAGAATCTTTTTTCAGCCATCTTTTCTGATGTGACATAATATCTCTCCCCACCAGTCCTGCATCGGTAAGATACGCAAGAGCATCCTCTTCCAGGGTCCATTCTGTGCCATGATGCTGTTTTTCCAGCTGATGATACTGTTCTCTGATATCTAAAGAACGTTGTATGATTTCGTCAAGATTATTTTTATCCATTATTTCGTTTCCTTAAATTAATACTTTTAATGATACCGAATCATTCAGACGATAAAGATAATACAGGATTGTGACAACTGCTAGTCAGTAGTGTTTTAATTTTAGCATTTAATACCATCAGATTTTCAGAAAAACGATAAATTTGAAGTCTCAAAAGTAACATATGAAATTTCTCTTCTCTTTTCTTTTTGTCCTGACATTTATTTCCTTCAATGCACAGCAAATCTATTCTAAAGCCTATGGTAACCCGAAAGATCCTGCCGTAATTTTTATCCACGGCGGTCCGAGCGGAAATGCCACATTATTTGAAGGAACTACAGCCGAAAAGCTGGCCAATAAAGGTTTTTATGTGATTGTCTATGACAGACGCGGAGAAGGCAGATCTAAAGATGAAAATGCTTCCATGACTTTTAAAGAAAGCTTTGAAGACCTTAATCAGATCTACAAAACCTACGGTATTCAAAAAGCGGATATTCTGGCGCACAGTTTTGGTGGAATTATCGGCACTCTTTACACCAAACAGTTTCCTGAAAAAGTTAATGCTCTGATTCTTGCTGGTGCTTTATTTTCACAGCAGGAAACTTATGATTATATTTTAAAAAGAGCTAAAGAGAAATTTAAAAATGATCCTTTGAAGCTTAAAGAAATCTCCGAGATTGAAAGTTTAAGCAAAAACTCTGCTGCTTATAGAAAAAGATGCTACGAAACGGCCAGCGAGATGAAATTATTCACCATGCCTCATTCTACGGCGGAAAGCAAACAATTAAGAAGCGAATATGAAGCCGGGGATTTTTATAAAACCAATTTCAGAAATGCTAATTCTCCCATCAAGTTTTATCAAAATGAAGCTCAAAATAATGTAGATAATAAAGCTGTTCTGAAAGATATCAGAAAGAAAGGAATTCCCATTTTTGCTATCTATGGAAAAGACGATGGTATATTTTCTGAGAAACAGCTCAATGATATGAAAAATATTACCGGGAAAAACAACTTTAAGATCATAGACAACTGCTCTCATTACTTATTTGTAGACCAGCAGGAGGATTTCCTTAAATTTATAGTCCCGGTCTTATAATAAAAACCTCGTTGAATCTAAATTTCAGAAACAACCGGTTTAAAATCTGGCTTCACTCCAATTTAGCTTCAATTAAACTATGAAATGTTTCTTTGTATCCTTCCCCCCATTTTTTCATCGCATAGAGAACGTCCAGCAGGCTTTCTCCTCCGGCTGTTAAAGAATATTCAACTTTCGGTGGCAGAACATTGTAAATTTTCTTTGTAATAATTCCATGAAATTCCAATTCAGATAACTGCTGATTCAAAACTCTTGCGGATGCTTGTGGAATCGATTTATGCAGTTCTGACGGGCGTTTCAGTCCTTTACTTATATTGGCCAGCAGATTAGCTTTCCACTTCCCTCCTACTACCTCTATTGCTATATTCAAACCACAGGTGAGGTCTTTTGGTATTTTTTTTTCGTACATATTGAATCATTTGTCAGGACAAATATAATTATAAATACATGTAAGGGTATACTGCGAAAATTATCCTGTACTGATAATTTTCGCAGTAATTGCCTGTTTTGTTATATTACCCAATCTTTACCATTCAAATTTCAACACATGATGAATGGATCTCTTACCCGTTTTACCAAAGCACTGATTATTTTTGTCATCATCGATTTTCTGCTGTTTTTTATCCTGGAGGCAATTTTTTGGATGGAACCTTTTATTTACAATATTTTACTGGCCATGTTTGATAACCCTCCGGCAAGCTTGCCCTATTCGATGCATGCTTTAATTCTTAAAAAGCTATTTATCAACCAGGGATTCTATAATTTATTTTTAGCCTGTGGTGGTATTGCAGGACTGTATTGCATCAGAAAAAATAAGGCTGTTGGGTATGCACTGATCTTATTAGCCTGTTTTTCTGCAGTGGGAGCAGGATTGGTCCTGGCGTTAACCTCAAAGGCTTATATTTTAGCATTTCTTCAGGCAGTGCCGGCTGCAATGGTGTGTATAAAACTCTATCCCGTCCTAAAAAAAGAATTAAATCCTTAAAACCAACAATCTTTAACGAACTTGATTCAGAAATCCGTAGTTTTGTCAGAATGCAGAATATAAGAATACATATAAAAACCTATAAGGCCGTCTTAATGATGCTTGTAGTGGTATTCTCACTTTCTCCATGCTCCCTGAAAAGAGATGTTCTCAATATTTTTGACATTCAGCACATCAGTGGTTTAAATAAAGTAAAAATAACCGCTGGTCCGGCATCAACCTGTGAATTATCTACAGAAACTTCATCCTCGAAGGCTGCCTTTGCAAAAGCTGATAGAAAAATAAAAGACAAGAGCTTCTTTTTAAATTCAGCCTCCAATTCTGGTTTCGGCGAAAAAAAAATAATCCTGAATGCTTATTCAGGAGAGACTTCAGGAAACAGTCCCCCGAAATACATTTTATTTAAAAGATTGAAATTACATCTGGTTTAGATTTTATCTACATCATTTTTTACAAACAATCTTTTTAATATAATATTATTTCAATGAAACATACCTCAGACAGCCGGTGTTATGACCTGGCCGGACTCTACACATTATCACTCCGTCTTGTGATCGGATGGACTTATTTTTCAGCGTTCTGGAGGAGACTCGTTCTCGAAAATAAATTAAATCCGGATGAAGCTGGCTATATCGGAGAAAAATTCAATCATTTTTTGCCCAATGCTTTAGGAATAAAACCTCTTATAGAATATCTGGTTACGCATCCTGATGCCCTTCAAACTTCTATGATGGTGTTTACGATTGTAGAAGGAGTCGTTGGCTTATTTATTATTCTGGGATTCATGACCAGACTCATGAACATTGGTATTTTCGCGTTGGCCATGGGAATCCTGCTGGGCTCGGGATGGCTCGGAACAACCTGTCTTGATGAATGGCAGATAGGTATTTTGGGAATTGCAGGAGGTTTTGTCCTGTTTCTTACCGGAAGCGGCCCTTTTTCCGTGGATCATTACCTGATCAAAAAGGATAAAAAATTCACTGATAAAAAATGGTTTTTATGGATGGGATCAGGAGCTCTCCCTCTATCAAAACCAAAAACATTTGTACTCGCAGGTTCACTTTTTATTTTTGGCCTTACGCTGTATACCAACCAATATTTCCATGGTGGCGTTTTGGGAACACTGCATAATAAGTCTGTAAAACCTAAGATTGAGATTTCCAATATTTCTCTTACCGATTCAGATCTGACATTTGAGGTTTACAGAACTGAGGGGGCAGATGTCTATGGATCTTTTCTGATCGGCATCCATCTTCTGGATAAAAACGGAACTATTTTAAAGGCATTGGACCTTACAGAGCTTTCCAAATTCCCGAAAGAAAATATCAAAAATCATTATGTAGCGAAAGTAAAACCGGGAAAACACAGTTTGGTTATTCCATTGGGCGCAAAGGCTGACCTTACCATTAAACTCGATGGTATTCTTTTAAAAGAAGAAG includes:
- a CDS encoding DNA-3-methyladenine glycosylase I, yielding MSYCLAIDGMKPEGRKELHKNYHDNYYGFPIHDDNELFGRLILEINQAGLSWETVLKKEESFRKAYSNFDIHTIAAYTEDDRERLLNDTGIIRNRLKVNAAIENAKTIIELQKESGSFEKWLEHHHPKTLQEWMKLFKKTFKFTGGEIVNEFLMSTGYLKGAHAESCSVYETVLQHQPMWQKE
- a CDS encoding MazG-like protein, yielding MDKNNLDEIIQRSLDIREQYHQLEKQHHGTEWTLEEDALAYLTDAGLVGRDIMSHQKRWLKKDSEEELKHKLGENIWWLIVLADRTGIDIKEALDQFLTKTEKLF
- a CDS encoding alpha/beta hydrolase yields the protein MKFLFSFLFVLTFISFNAQQIYSKAYGNPKDPAVIFIHGGPSGNATLFEGTTAEKLANKGFYVIVYDRRGEGRSKDENASMTFKESFEDLNQIYKTYGIQKADILAHSFGGIIGTLYTKQFPEKVNALILAGALFSQQETYDYILKRAKEKFKNDPLKLKEISEIESLSKNSAAYRKRCYETASEMKLFTMPHSTAESKQLRSEYEAGDFYKTNFRNANSPIKFYQNEAQNNVDNKAVLKDIRKKGIPIFAIYGKDDGIFSEKQLNDMKNITGKNNFKIIDNCSHYLFVDQQEDFLKFIVPVL
- a CDS encoding winged helix-turn-helix transcriptional regulator; this translates as MYEKKIPKDLTCGLNIAIEVVGGKWKANLLANISKGLKRPSELHKSIPQASARVLNQQLSELEFHGIITKKIYNVLPPKVEYSLTAGGESLLDVLYAMKKWGEGYKETFHSLIEAKLE
- a CDS encoding DUF1304 family protein codes for the protein MMNGSLTRFTKALIIFVIIDFLLFFILEAIFWMEPFIYNILLAMFDNPPASLPYSMHALILKKLFINQGFYNLFLACGGIAGLYCIRKNKAVGYALILLACFSAVGAGLVLALTSKAYILAFLQAVPAAMVCIKLYPVLKKELNP
- a CDS encoding TQO small subunit DoxD, with the protein product MKHTSDSRCYDLAGLYTLSLRLVIGWTYFSAFWRRLVLENKLNPDEAGYIGEKFNHFLPNALGIKPLIEYLVTHPDALQTSMMVFTIVEGVVGLFIILGFMTRLMNIGIFALAMGILLGSGWLGTTCLDEWQIGILGIAGGFVLFLTGSGPFSVDHYLIKKDKKFTDKKWFLWMGSGALPLSKPKTFVLAGSLFIFGLTLYTNQYFHGGVLGTLHNKSVKPKIEISNISLTDSDLTFEVYRTEGADVYGSFLIGIHLLDKNGTILKALDLTELSKFPKENIKNHYVAKVKPGKHSLVIPLGAKADLTIKLDGILLKEEVHTIKLVDISGTEWTAKIN